A genomic window from Schistocerca serialis cubense isolate TAMUIC-IGC-003099 chromosome 4, iqSchSeri2.2, whole genome shotgun sequence includes:
- the LOC126475494 gene encoding eukaryotic translation initiation factor 3 subunit A, whose amino-acid sequence MFQYFGSIYSFALLRNLKVEVECSIHRSQNAVFGVTSLVFGHYTRVERGGLQRGEGASHVMVYHRLDSGSSSSAAFQQESEAPRDAGEDSGGPPGGPEEGGSFPERRQSWEGMDDDRGPGNYRTREGRYSERSRSRNGRDERFPRSGFRSRDNRYYNRSRSRDRRGGNVRERERIDDRFYDSPKYVDRQRYRESSRYHRESRSGEGYEESSRYIEKSRYSEESRHFEDSRYNDSRYRDDQRCSEDSRGPDGQRYSEQRFRDDSRFDDRRYGENSRYDNEPRYSENSRRYGRHRENSGDDWHSENRSRHREERYRGTSRYSDDEAKYGESSVRWDKPVTAYGEMEEEEDDDDEEESKGDVEPPRIQNVFQNDGSFLEMFKKMQEANKPPDVKETEEAGQSAESSVPPTASSPETTAPSVGLKRPTASLVGKRRGGRVLPTGMVKKVRKVEEVEEEPPKDAWSLYMAEVRKYKEASCEEEGKTRPLVK is encoded by the coding sequence GTGGACTACAGAGAGGAGAAGGGGCATCCCACGTGATGGTGTATCATAGGTTGGACAGCGGCAGTTCGAGCTCTGCTGCCTTCCAACAGGAGTCCGAGGCTCCCAGAGACGCCGGAGAAGACTCGGGGGGACCACCAGGCGGACCTGAAGAGGGAGGGTCTTTTCCAGAACGACGGCAGTCATGGGAAGGGATGGATGATGATAGGGGACCAGGAAATTACAGAACAAGAGAAGGTCGATACTCTGAACGTTCGAGGTCACGAAATGGTAGAGATGAGAGGTTTCCAAGGAGTGGATTTAGATCTAGAGACAATCGTTATTACAATCGATCACGTTCAAGGGACAGAAGGGGGGGCAATGTAAGGGAGCGTGAAAGAATTGATGACAGGTTTTATGACAGTCCTAAATATGTTGATAGGCAAAGGTATCGTGAATCATCACGCTACCACAGAGAATCCAGGTCAGGTGAAGGATATGAAGAAAGTTCTCGATACATCGAAAAATCGAGATATTCGGAAGAGTCAAGGCATTTTGAAGATTCAAGATACAATGATTCCAGATATCGTGATGATCAGAGATGTTCAGAAGACAGTAGGGGCCCAGATGGTCAGAGGTACTCTGAACAGAGATTTCGTGATGATTCAAGGTTTGATGATAGGAGGTATGGTGAAAATTCAAGGTACGATAATGAGCCAAGGTACTCTGAGAATTCAAGGCGTTATGGCAGACACCGGGAAAATAGTGGCGATGATTGGCACTCAGAAAACAGGTCACGTCACAGAGAGGAGAGGTATCGTGGTACGTCCAGGTACTCGGATGATGAAGCTAAGTATGGAGAAAGCTCAGTTAGATGGGACAAACCAGTTACGGCTTATGGAGaaatggaggaagaggaagatgatgatgatgaagaggaatcGAAAGGAGATGTTGAACCTCCAAGAATTCAAAATGTTTTCCAGAATGATGGCAGCTTTTTGGAAATGTTTAAGAAGATGCAAGAAGCCAATAAACCACCAGATGTTAAGGAAACTGAGGAGGCAGGACAGAGTGCTGAGAGCAGTGTACCTCCTACAGCAAGTTCTCCAGAGACAACTGCACCATCTGTTGGTTTGAAAAGACCAACTGCATCCCTTGTTGGAAAACGCCGTGGTGGTAGAGTGCTCCCTACAGGAATGGTGAAAAAAGTAAGGAAGGTGGAGGAAGTGGAAGAAGAACCACCAAAAGATGCATGGTCCCTTTATATGGCTGAGGTGCGCAAATATAAGGAAGCCTCGTGTGAAGAAGAGGGAAAAACAAGGCCCCTTGTTAAATAA